Genomic segment of Pseudomonas sp. CCI4.2:
AAAAGCCGCGCATCATACCAGCCGCCCGAGTGGATGGCTGCTGGCAGATGTTCAATGGAAAACATGCAGGAAATCGGCCATGCCGTTTATCGGCACCTAATAGCGACCGGATCATAAAAGCTGACTACGCTCACAGGATTACTGCAAAGGAATTTTAGATGACTCAACGAGCCCTGATCGTCGTCGCGGACGGCATTGATGACCTGCAAAGCGTGACGCTGATTGATGTACTGCGCCGTGCCGAAGTTGAGGTGGTTGTCGCCAGCATTGAGTCACGGCGGATGCTAACGGCGGCACGCGGAACCCGTATGACTGCCGATGCCATGTTGGTCGATGTCTTAGCGCAACCCTTTGACGTGATCGTCCTGCCCGGTGGAATGCCAGGCGTTGAACATTTGGCTGCGCATCAGCCACTGGCTCAACGGCTGGTCGAACAGATGAAAGCCGGGTTTTTTTTTGCAGCCATCGGCGAGGCGCCTGCCGTTGCGTTGCAAGCCTACGGAGTGCTCAAACAAAGACGCATGACCTGCCATCCCGACGTGAGCAGTCGATTGTCGGGTTGCGTGTTTGTTGATCAACCGGTGGTGGTGGATGGCAATTGCATTACTGCCCAGGGTTCTACGGCGGCACTGGAGTTTGTATTGGTGCTGGTTGAGACCTTGTGCGGAAGGGGCAAGCGGGCGACGGTTTTGAAACTGTTGGGTTAATGCCCCGCTTCGGTCCCACAGGTTTCTCTGGCGATGCACAAATCTGTAAAAGCCAACAAGTTGGCGCTTACAGATGGTCGAGCAACCACATAGGGCCGGATATTCGCGCAAAGCCTGCGACAACACGTTGGCTCAAAGACGCCCATCGCGATGCCTGAACGTTTGCCCACCTCACGAAGTCGTAAAACCAAGACGCAG
This window contains:
- a CDS encoding DJ-1 family glyoxalase III, translating into MTQRALIVVADGIDDLQSVTLIDVLRRAEVEVVVASIESRRMLTAARGTRMTADAMLVDVLAQPFDVIVLPGGMPGVEHLAAHQPLAQRLVEQMKAGFFFAAIGEAPAVALQAYGVLKQRRMTCHPDVSSRLSGCVFVDQPVVVDGNCITAQGSTAALEFVLVLVETLCGRGKRATVLKLLG